A portion of the Sphaerochaeta pleomorpha str. Grapes genome contains these proteins:
- a CDS encoding TRAP transporter permease codes for MQNQQSVKGKTLRHILFILSVAICLFHLYITMNTSVSVMQSRVIHLFSLMLVWYLYRLQKEQPIGKKIFSSIFLLVVLALGVYYLTQTTPDVIREKGIWGITSLDMVVGFLLLLLILETSRQAIGLALPVIALVFLSYAVLGPYLPNVIAHRGYSLEYITSYVCWTNEGIFGTPIGAAVSFVVLYIIFGELLDKFGSGKFFIDLAYALTGKMRGGPAEASVLSSALMGSINGSAVANVVTTGTFTIPLMKKVGYSKEYAGAVEAVASTGGQILPPVMGAAAFVMADMTGIAYSTIILAALVPGILYYLSLGAAVYFEAGRLGIQPEKNAKLLNARIIMKQGYFHLLPLAVLIFCLLGFGFSASYSALFAIGSILIIGIVRTLAHEHRFPWAELKAVCLHAAKSSVPVTIACASAGIVIGIVSMTGLGVRFAQIVFQLSHGNLFMMLFLTMIACIILGMGLPSTAAYVIAATVASPALLQAGIGLLASNLFVFYFAIISFITPPVAMAAYAASGIAESDSMRTGMKAFQLGIAGFIIPFLFIYYPGLLIVETSIGATLYAIAIAVFAVLLMASSFEGWCMLPLNLGLRVLMFFTAILLLVPDPVADIAGLVIALCVFSLITFRAKQKGKVPDNATLS; via the coding sequence GTGCAAAACCAGCAATCAGTAAAAGGAAAAACCCTGCGGCATATCCTTTTTATCCTTTCTGTAGCAATATGTCTTTTTCACCTGTACATTACCATGAACACCTCAGTAAGTGTGATGCAGTCCAGGGTAATTCATCTTTTTTCCCTGATGCTTGTCTGGTATCTCTATCGCCTCCAGAAAGAACAACCTATCGGAAAAAAAATCTTTTCGTCAATATTTTTACTGGTTGTCTTGGCCCTCGGGGTCTATTACCTGACACAGACAACTCCCGATGTCATCCGTGAGAAAGGCATCTGGGGCATAACTTCACTGGATATGGTCGTAGGGTTCCTGCTGCTTCTCCTGATTTTGGAGACCTCCCGTCAGGCTATCGGCCTTGCCCTTCCGGTCATTGCCCTGGTATTTCTCTCCTATGCGGTACTTGGTCCCTATCTGCCGAATGTAATCGCCCATCGCGGGTACAGCCTTGAATATATCACCAGCTATGTCTGTTGGACCAATGAAGGTATTTTCGGTACGCCGATCGGGGCTGCCGTTTCTTTTGTAGTGCTGTATATCATTTTCGGGGAGTTGCTGGATAAATTCGGCTCAGGTAAGTTTTTTATTGACCTTGCCTATGCACTTACCGGAAAAATGCGAGGAGGCCCTGCTGAGGCTTCTGTTTTATCCAGCGCCCTGATGGGGTCTATCAATGGTTCTGCGGTAGCTAATGTCGTGACGACCGGGACTTTCACCATTCCCCTGATGAAGAAAGTCGGCTATTCGAAGGAATATGCAGGTGCCGTGGAGGCCGTTGCTTCGACAGGGGGTCAGATTCTTCCTCCAGTTATGGGCGCCGCAGCCTTTGTCATGGCCGATATGACAGGGATTGCCTATTCGACTATTATCCTTGCTGCTTTGGTTCCCGGTATATTGTATTACCTCAGTCTGGGTGCGGCTGTCTATTTTGAAGCTGGCCGTCTTGGGATCCAGCCAGAAAAAAATGCAAAACTATTGAACGCGAGAATAATTATGAAACAAGGGTATTTTCACCTTCTGCCCTTGGCTGTCTTGATTTTCTGTCTGTTGGGTTTTGGTTTTTCCGCAAGCTATTCCGCATTGTTTGCCATCGGTTCCATCTTGATAATCGGTATAGTGAGAACCCTTGCCCATGAGCACAGGTTTCCCTGGGCAGAATTGAAGGCTGTATGCCTACATGCGGCAAAGTCTTCTGTACCGGTAACCATTGCCTGTGCTTCGGCAGGGATTGTTATCGGAATTGTCAGTATGACTGGTCTGGGGGTCCGTTTTGCGCAGATTGTTTTCCAGCTCTCGCATGGAAACCTGTTTATGATGCTTTTCTTGACTATGATAGCCTGTATCATCCTTGGGATGGGATTGCCTTCAACCGCTGCCTATGTCATTGCAGCGACTGTCGCCTCCCCGGCGTTGTTGCAAGCGGGTATAGGTCTCCTTGCCTCCAACCTGTTTGTGTTTTATTTTGCAATCATTTCGTTTATCACCCCACCGGTAGCCATGGCTGCCTATGCAGCCTCAGGTATTGCCGAGTCTGATTCTATGAGAACCGGGATGAAGGCTTTTCAGCTTGGTATCGCAGGGTTTATCATTCCTTTCCTGTTTATCTATTACCCCGGCTTGCTGATAGTGGAAACATCAATAGGGGCGACTCTCTATGCAATCGCCATTGCTGTCTTTGCTGTCTTGCTCATGGCTTCTTCCTTTGAAGGCTGGTGCATGCTACCCCTCAACCTTGGATTGCGGGTTTTGATGTTCTTTACGGCGATTCTTCTCCTGGTTCCCGACCCTGTTGCCGATATTGCTGGATTGGTAATTGCCCTGTGTGTCTTCTCGCTGATCACCTTTCGCGCAAAGCAAAAAGGTAAAGTTCCAGATAATGCTACGCTTTCTTGA
- a CDS encoding TAXI family TRAP transporter solute-binding subunit codes for MKKLFSVLLVFLLCITGGFAQGGQESSSTVAGSSLKRLSIGTAGTAGSLYPMGVAMAETITKHVEGIACTGEATAASVENVRNLTSGKLAMGISQSEIAWLAFNGKGDFEKRKADDLRSLFSTIYSYIQVFALSDSPINSIQDFKGKAIGVGAAGSGGEMAARMILDYYGLSYDDIKPQFIPESEAVSALKDNKIAAFICTHPLKSAALMDLTTSAKVKMISFTDPAFYEAFPFWTRFEIPAGTYANVDSVITVPISRIIMLTSTKAGLSEDEVYRMVKAIWENREEWGSVTASVSKQVVFDTALAELSVPMHPGALTYFREKGFTIDQSLIPPESR; via the coding sequence ATGAAAAAACTATTTTCGGTACTTCTGGTTTTTCTGCTCTGTATTACAGGGGGTTTTGCACAGGGAGGACAGGAGAGTTCCTCTACCGTTGCAGGATCATCTTTAAAGAGGCTTTCCATAGGGACTGCAGGGACTGCAGGGTCTTTGTATCCCATGGGGGTGGCTATGGCTGAGACCATTACCAAGCATGTCGAGGGGATTGCCTGTACCGGTGAAGCAACTGCTGCCTCGGTTGAAAACGTCAGGAACCTTACCTCTGGAAAACTTGCGATGGGAATTTCGCAAAGTGAAATCGCTTGGCTTGCTTTCAATGGCAAGGGGGATTTCGAGAAGCGGAAAGCAGATGATCTTCGGTCCTTGTTCAGTACCATCTACAGTTATATCCAGGTTTTCGCCCTGAGCGATAGTCCTATTAACAGCATACAGGATTTTAAGGGCAAGGCAATTGGTGTTGGGGCTGCCGGTTCCGGCGGGGAAATGGCAGCAAGGATGATCCTTGACTACTACGGTTTGTCGTACGATGATATCAAACCGCAGTTTATTCCTGAGAGTGAGGCAGTTTCGGCTCTCAAAGATAATAAGATTGCGGCATTCATTTGTACACACCCTCTTAAATCGGCCGCGTTGATGGATCTCACCACCTCTGCAAAAGTGAAGATGATTTCCTTTACCGATCCCGCTTTCTATGAGGCGTTCCCCTTCTGGACTCGCTTTGAGATTCCCGCCGGAACGTATGCCAATGTAGATTCGGTAATTACTGTTCCTATCAGCAGGATTATCATGCTGACATCGACAAAAGCAGGCCTCAGCGAAGATGAAGTATATCGGATGGTGAAAGCTATCTGGGAAAACAGAGAGGAATGGGGTAGTGTCACGGCCTCTGTTTCAAAACAGGTTGTCTTTGATACTGCGCTTGCAGAGCTTTCTGTACCTATGCATCCCGGTGCCCTTACCTATTTCAGGGAAAAAGGCTTCACCATTGATCAAAGCTTGATACCCCCCGAGTCCCGGTAA
- the aroA gene encoding 3-phosphoshikimate 1-carboxyvinyltransferase, whose protein sequence is MKFIVKASTLSGSATIPGNKSGTARGIIFGSLAEGVSTLVNPLTNLDSFSIVNMMRALGAKIDTSDNTKWIIEGTGGTLAVPACVLDAENSGTGFYFVLALCSLIPGYSVLTGDYQICYRPAQPMLDAINALGGKAFSTRGTGSAPVVVKGPIKGGRVSLPGVNSQWMTPFLCACALAEGDTTIEETDLLERPYVDMTIGMLKIAGIEVENRGYDEFFVRGNQKFKAFTYTLPGDWGSSGYPMIASAITKGSKVTFKGLDLGDFAGETAFVQILKDMGASVTVIDNGRGGIVIEGGNPLQGITIDCSGTPDAVPILAVLGCYAQGKTVLENIGACRLKETDRAKSIKEELTKMGARFEETPDSLTIYHSHLHGTAISGHHDHRIVMASTVAALIAEGTSEIENAEYAAVSFPNFFELMTSLNADIQCI, encoded by the coding sequence TTGAAATTTATAGTCAAAGCCTCAACTCTGTCGGGTTCAGCAACCATACCAGGAAACAAGTCGGGAACTGCCCGCGGAATCATATTCGGTTCTCTTGCTGAAGGAGTTTCGACCTTGGTCAATCCCCTTACCAATTTAGACAGTTTCTCGATAGTAAACATGATGCGAGCCCTTGGGGCGAAAATTGATACAAGTGACAATACGAAATGGATTATTGAAGGTACCGGAGGAACCCTGGCTGTGCCTGCATGTGTTCTTGACGCGGAGAACTCCGGTACCGGTTTTTATTTTGTCCTCGCTCTCTGTTCCCTAATCCCTGGATACAGTGTTTTGACCGGTGATTACCAGATTTGCTATCGTCCTGCCCAGCCTATGCTTGACGCAATCAATGCCCTCGGTGGAAAAGCCTTCTCTACCCGTGGTACGGGTAGTGCGCCTGTTGTAGTCAAGGGTCCCATCAAAGGCGGGAGGGTTTCCTTGCCTGGGGTAAACTCCCAGTGGATGACTCCCTTTCTCTGTGCCTGTGCCCTAGCTGAAGGTGATACGACCATCGAAGAAACCGATTTGCTTGAGCGCCCCTATGTGGATATGACCATTGGAATGCTGAAAATTGCCGGCATTGAGGTTGAGAACAGGGGATATGACGAGTTCTTTGTCCGGGGGAATCAAAAGTTCAAAGCTTTTACCTATACGCTTCCTGGCGATTGGGGTTCCTCTGGGTACCCTATGATTGCCTCTGCCATAACCAAAGGGTCGAAAGTTACCTTCAAAGGTCTTGACCTTGGGGATTTCGCAGGAGAGACTGCTTTTGTGCAAATACTTAAAGATATGGGTGCCTCTGTCACTGTTATTGATAACGGTAGGGGCGGTATCGTGATCGAAGGGGGAAATCCCTTACAGGGTATCACGATTGACTGTAGCGGAACACCTGATGCAGTCCCCATTCTTGCTGTGCTTGGGTGTTATGCCCAGGGAAAGACGGTTCTTGAGAACATTGGGGCCTGTCGCCTGAAAGAGACTGACAGGGCCAAATCCATCAAGGAAGAATTGACTAAGATGGGTGCGCGGTTTGAGGAGACCCCTGATTCTCTGACAATCTATCATTCTCATCTCCATGGTACAGCCATTTCAGGGCATCATGACCATCGTATCGTAATGGCATCTACTGTTGCCGCTTTGATTGCCGAGGGAACGTCGGAAATTGAGAATGCCGAATATGCTGCTGTTTCCTTCCCAAACTTCTTTGAATTGATGACTTCGCTCAATGCTGACATACAATGCATCTAG
- a CDS encoding LacI family DNA-binding transcriptional regulator, with product MSNTEKPLYSIKDISRLSGVSIATLSRYFNGQSIRLSNEEKVKKVLEETGYRPSIAARFMKGSSSGVIGLIVPEINHPFFAMIAEGVMQEARSKGQLVLCGSSAGSIDIERQVIDQFSQSILDGLIYIPVAKAENLPAIENFRNLPLVITARKNIIKGVPHIYHDGEKGGYLSTRYLIQLGRKRIGFIASFWDPPCANTELLSFMEQPASNTFSSVDRFRGYVKALKEANIPYDPDLVVVTGYGHKSGVDAATSLIGRFSGCNGIIAMTQAVANGCASQFKRQGYTIPSDISIILFDANESKADYTFTSIELHLIEMGRESVRSLNGLIEGKPVSSICLDVELCVRDTTAILKHT from the coding sequence ATGAGCAATACAGAAAAACCCCTCTATTCCATCAAGGACATTTCCAGACTCAGCGGAGTCTCTATCGCTACCTTATCCAGATATTTCAATGGCCAGTCCATTAGGCTTTCCAACGAAGAGAAAGTGAAGAAAGTGCTTGAAGAAACAGGATATCGACCGAGTATTGCGGCTCGTTTCATGAAGGGGAGCTCATCAGGGGTAATTGGATTGATCGTACCGGAGATTAACCATCCTTTCTTTGCCATGATCGCGGAAGGTGTCATGCAGGAAGCAAGGAGCAAGGGGCAATTGGTTCTCTGTGGTTCAAGTGCCGGTTCCATCGATATCGAAAGACAGGTAATCGACCAGTTTTCCCAGTCAATCCTAGATGGATTGATTTACATACCGGTAGCAAAAGCAGAAAACCTACCTGCAATCGAGAATTTCAGGAATCTTCCCTTGGTCATTACCGCCAGAAAGAATATCATCAAGGGGGTACCCCATATTTATCATGACGGGGAAAAAGGCGGCTATCTTTCCACTCGGTACCTCATCCAGCTGGGAAGAAAGCGAATAGGGTTTATTGCAAGCTTCTGGGACCCGCCTTGCGCAAACACCGAGCTACTCTCTTTCATGGAACAGCCTGCAAGCAACACCTTTTCCTCTGTCGACCGTTTCAGGGGATATGTAAAGGCCTTGAAGGAAGCAAACATACCCTATGACCCTGATCTGGTTGTCGTAACCGGCTACGGACATAAAAGCGGCGTCGATGCGGCAACCTCCCTCATCGGTCGTTTTTCAGGATGCAACGGGATCATTGCCATGACCCAGGCAGTGGCAAACGGTTGTGCCTCCCAGTTCAAGAGACAAGGGTATACAATCCCTTCCGATATTTCCATAATCCTCTTTGATGCAAACGAAAGCAAAGCAGACTATACGTTCACCAGTATAGAATTGCATTTGATTGAGATGGGAAGGGAGTCAGTAAGATCGCTTAATGGCCTCATAGAAGGGAAACCGGTAAGCAGCATCTGCCTTGACGTAGAGCTTTGTGTACGTGACACCACTGCAATATTGAAACACACCTAA
- a CDS encoding nucleoside hydrolase translates to MQRRRIVIDTDTASDDVVALLYALRQSDVVIEAITVVAGNLPLELCVKNAFVSIEKAGTYEPPVYMGAQKPLCKELFTSEYVHGSDGMGEMLLPSQKGVAQEEHAANAIVSLARKYPGEIDLITLGPLTNLALAAILEPNLSSLLSSVWVMGGAGSKIGNITPVAEFNLFVDPHAAQIVLDANLKPQFIGWDVSTDETFLNEKDMKTLEKGSETSRFALRCNKTLVELNAKYWGRIGFDLPDPTAMIAFLHPSIIEKQREAFCQMSCDDSVTQGQLVIDWQNVLGKSSNATIIEKIDGQKFKKLLFDSLLVDC, encoded by the coding sequence ATGCAGAGAAGACGGATTGTTATTGATACTGATACTGCATCTGATGATGTGGTTGCCTTGTTGTATGCCTTGCGTCAAAGTGATGTTGTGATTGAGGCTATTACCGTTGTTGCGGGAAACCTCCCTCTGGAACTTTGTGTAAAGAATGCCTTTGTCAGCATTGAAAAAGCTGGAACCTATGAGCCTCCGGTCTATATGGGGGCGCAAAAGCCTTTGTGTAAGGAGTTGTTCACCTCAGAGTATGTCCATGGTTCAGATGGAATGGGAGAAATGCTGCTTCCCAGTCAAAAGGGGGTTGCCCAGGAGGAACATGCCGCCAATGCCATTGTCAGCTTGGCAAGAAAATATCCCGGTGAGATTGACTTGATAACCCTTGGTCCCCTGACCAATCTGGCCCTTGCTGCCATTTTGGAGCCAAACCTTTCTTCCCTCCTGTCAAGTGTGTGGGTCATGGGGGGAGCCGGTAGCAAGATCGGTAATATTACCCCAGTTGCAGAATTCAATTTGTTTGTTGATCCCCATGCCGCCCAGATTGTCCTTGATGCAAACCTGAAACCACAGTTTATTGGATGGGATGTGAGTACCGATGAGACCTTTTTAAACGAAAAGGACATGAAAACCCTTGAAAAAGGATCTGAGACCTCACGGTTTGCGTTAAGGTGCAACAAGACCCTTGTGGAACTCAATGCTAAATATTGGGGGCGTATTGGATTCGACCTTCCAGATCCTACGGCAATGATTGCATTTTTGCATCCATCCATTATTGAGAAGCAAAGAGAGGCTTTCTGCCAGATGAGCTGCGATGACTCGGTAACCCAGGGACAATTGGTCATCGACTGGCAGAATGTGTTGGGAAAAAGTTCCAATGCCACCATAATCGAAAAGATTGATGGGCAAAAATTCAAGAAGCTTCTTTTTGATTCCCTTCTGGTAGATTGTTGA
- a CDS encoding Crp/Fnr family transcriptional regulator has product MEIPDRTATYAFGRLLQERLKSRHFLPNQRIITEGEKLGQVFLLCSGIVRVSLITSQGESVVLSIERPPSVLGAMEMLQGNLSLSSVEAVSEVTCLSMSEEAFHRYGNNDLQFLSLLAKDLSGKLLKTSDLSARKNTPVRNRVAWYLLHSFDNGEVQLNKNDMASFLGTTERHLNRQLKFFKDSGVACFPTILDKETLQSFTQDV; this is encoded by the coding sequence ATGGAAATCCCGGATCGTACGGCAACCTATGCATTTGGAAGACTTTTACAAGAACGGTTAAAATCAAGGCATTTTCTTCCAAACCAAAGAATTATTACAGAAGGCGAGAAGCTTGGACAGGTATTCCTCCTGTGCTCAGGCATAGTACGAGTGTCCCTTATTACCAGCCAGGGAGAATCGGTAGTACTCAGTATCGAACGTCCTCCAAGTGTTTTGGGAGCCATGGAGATGCTACAGGGAAATCTTTCCCTCTCATCAGTCGAAGCAGTCTCTGAAGTGACTTGCCTTTCCATGTCAGAAGAAGCTTTCCACCGATACGGGAACAATGACCTACAATTTCTCTCTCTCCTGGCAAAAGACCTCTCAGGGAAACTCTTAAAAACATCAGACCTTTCTGCAAGGAAAAACACGCCGGTACGCAACCGGGTCGCCTGGTATCTGTTGCATTCCTTTGACAATGGGGAAGTCCAGCTCAATAAAAATGATATGGCTTCATTTCTAGGCACCACGGAACGGCATCTAAACCGCCAGTTGAAATTCTTCAAGGACAGTGGGGTGGCCTGTTTTCCTACAATCCTGGACAAAGAAACCTTACAATCCTTTACCCAGGATGTATGA
- the gpmI gene encoding 2,3-bisphosphoglycerate-independent phosphoglycerate mutase — MVDALKKNGKISRKGPVVLVIMDGVGFGKYKEGDGVAAALTNNLNKLYKTSPWTKLKAHGLAVGLPSDDDMGNSEVGHNAMGCGRVFAQGAKLVASSIETKAMFQGNTWTKLIGNTKTKNSTLHFIGLLSDGNVHSNIENLKAMVLQAKADGVKKVRVHALLDGRDVGELSALEFFDPFAAFLKELSDESFDAMIASGGGRMVITMDRYNANWDMVKKGWETHVLGEGRSFSSAHEAINTLRAETGAIDQDLPPFVIAKDGKPVGTIEDGDSVILFNFRGDRALEITKAFEAENLTEFDRKRRPAVEYAGMMEYDGDLHLPAQYLVQPPAIDKTMAEYLCASSVKQFSISETQKFGHVTYFFNGNRSGKFDDKLEEYVEIPSDILPFEQRPWMKCAEIADRVIAEVEAGKWDFIKLNFPNGDMVGHTGNFEAVVCSMEAMDLQIGRIYQAVSKAGGVMVITADHGNADDMFEHAKNGDVKFKENGDPQSKTSHSLNPVPCIIVDSAYNGEYSKELNAGLGISSIPATCMNLMGYDAPEDYDKSIINLN; from the coding sequence ATGGTTGATGCATTGAAAAAGAACGGGAAAATTTCCCGCAAGGGTCCGGTAGTCCTTGTCATCATGGATGGCGTTGGCTTTGGAAAATATAAGGAAGGCGACGGCGTTGCCGCTGCTTTGACGAACAACCTCAATAAATTGTACAAGACTTCCCCCTGGACAAAACTGAAAGCCCATGGTTTGGCAGTAGGGCTCCCTTCCGATGATGATATGGGAAATAGCGAAGTGGGACACAATGCCATGGGTTGCGGTCGCGTCTTTGCCCAAGGGGCAAAGCTTGTTGCCTCTTCCATTGAAACCAAGGCTATGTTTCAAGGCAATACCTGGACAAAGTTGATCGGAAATACCAAGACCAAGAACTCAACCCTGCATTTTATCGGTTTGCTTAGCGATGGAAACGTTCACTCGAATATCGAGAACCTCAAGGCAATGGTCCTGCAGGCAAAGGCGGACGGGGTAAAAAAGGTCAGGGTCCACGCGCTTCTCGACGGTCGCGACGTAGGTGAACTCAGTGCCCTCGAGTTCTTTGATCCGTTCGCAGCTTTCTTGAAGGAACTAAGCGACGAATCCTTTGATGCCATGATCGCAAGTGGCGGTGGAAGAATGGTAATCACCATGGACCGTTATAATGCAAATTGGGATATGGTGAAAAAAGGTTGGGAAACCCATGTCCTTGGTGAAGGCCGTTCTTTTTCAAGCGCTCATGAGGCGATAAATACCTTGCGTGCAGAAACCGGCGCGATTGACCAGGACCTGCCTCCGTTTGTCATTGCAAAAGACGGGAAACCGGTTGGTACCATCGAAGATGGCGATAGTGTTATCCTTTTCAATTTCCGCGGTGACCGTGCCCTGGAGATTACCAAGGCCTTTGAAGCTGAAAACCTTACCGAGTTCGACCGCAAGCGCCGTCCTGCCGTTGAGTATGCAGGTATGATGGAGTATGACGGGGACTTGCATCTTCCTGCCCAGTACCTTGTCCAGCCACCGGCTATTGACAAGACCATGGCAGAATACCTGTGTGCCTCTTCTGTCAAACAATTCTCTATCAGTGAGACCCAGAAGTTCGGCCATGTCACCTATTTCTTCAATGGCAACCGGAGCGGAAAGTTTGATGATAAGCTGGAAGAATATGTAGAGATTCCTTCGGATATCCTTCCGTTCGAGCAAAGGCCCTGGATGAAATGTGCAGAGATTGCAGACCGGGTTATCGCTGAGGTGGAAGCGGGAAAATGGGACTTTATCAAATTGAATTTCCCCAACGGTGATATGGTCGGGCATACAGGGAATTTTGAGGCTGTTGTCTGTTCCATGGAAGCCATGGATTTGCAAATCGGCCGTATCTACCAGGCTGTATCGAAGGCTGGCGGGGTCATGGTAATTACTGCAGACCACGGAAACGCCGACGATATGTTTGAACATGCAAAGAACGGCGATGTGAAGTTCAAGGAAAACGGGGATCCCCAGTCGAAGACCTCCCATTCGCTCAACCCTGTTCCCTGTATCATCGTTGACAGTGCATACAATGGAGAATACTCCAAGGAACTGAATGCAGGGCTGGGAATCAGCAGCATTCCTGCTACTTGTATGAACTTGATGGGATATGATGCCCCTGAGGATTACGACAAGAGTATTATCAACCTGAACTAA
- a CDS encoding aminopeptidase P family protein, whose product MQTIDKRVQALRLIMEREGLDAWIVNGTDPHQSEYVCPRWRSREWISGFSGSAGTVVITKDQALLWVDSRYFIQGAKQIENSCFTLMKLDTPNVLDPVSYLAQTMDEKSKVGIDGATLMVSAKEKMEMAFLERGVELISCPDYLDEIWLDRPAVPNTALLELEAGVAGFTRLQKTTMVRLAMVQKNCTYTLISSLDDIAWVTNLRGNDISYSPVFLSYLLLGTDKAWLFTDPSRFSPDLLASVGEDLTIVPYEKASETIASVIKESDTVYCNPEKTNMLVSTALGKAKIVTGRDFTTDLKACKNETELEGMRRAHLLDGVAMVNFFARLDTENPQYDEIAVSDLLLQQRLRNKGCIGESFGPISGFGEHGAMCHYSATKESSAKIEKNGLLVLDTGGMYEFGMTDITRTILFGEATEEQRHDYTLVLKGNLALASVRFPQGTCGYQLDILARQFLWQNGMTYFHGTGHGVGFRLNVHEGPQVINTKPIDIPLKPGMILSDEPGLYKEGKHGIRIENLVVVQEDVKTEFGQFYGFEVLTLCPLERKLIDKAMLSKMEISMVDQYHQWVFEELKDLVDAEAQAYLRASTLPL is encoded by the coding sequence ATGCAGACTATAGATAAAAGGGTTCAGGCATTACGCTTGATTATGGAACGTGAAGGTTTGGATGCTTGGATTGTCAATGGAACCGATCCTCACCAGAGTGAATATGTATGCCCCCGCTGGAGAAGTCGCGAATGGATAAGTGGGTTTTCCGGCAGTGCCGGTACTGTGGTCATAACCAAGGACCAGGCGCTTCTTTGGGTCGATTCCCGCTATTTTATCCAAGGAGCGAAACAGATTGAAAACAGCTGTTTTACCCTCATGAAACTCGATACTCCCAACGTGCTCGACCCTGTTTCCTATCTTGCCCAGACAATGGACGAGAAGAGCAAGGTAGGCATCGACGGTGCTACTCTGATGGTTTCTGCAAAGGAAAAAATGGAAATGGCTTTCCTTGAAAGGGGTGTAGAGCTGATTTCCTGTCCTGACTATCTCGATGAAATATGGCTTGATAGACCTGCAGTGCCCAATACAGCGCTTCTTGAACTCGAGGCAGGGGTTGCTGGGTTCACCCGTTTGCAGAAGACCACCATGGTCCGACTGGCGATGGTCCAGAAGAATTGTACCTATACACTTATTTCATCCCTTGATGATATTGCCTGGGTAACGAACCTCAGGGGGAATGATATTTCCTATAGCCCTGTCTTCCTTTCCTATTTGCTTCTCGGAACAGATAAAGCCTGGCTTTTTACCGATCCTTCGAGGTTCTCCCCCGATCTTCTCGCTTCTGTCGGGGAGGATTTGACTATTGTTCCCTACGAAAAAGCCAGTGAAACAATAGCTTCGGTCATCAAGGAAAGCGATACAGTGTATTGTAATCCCGAAAAGACCAATATGTTGGTTTCCACAGCTTTGGGGAAGGCTAAAATTGTAACAGGCAGGGATTTTACGACCGACCTGAAAGCCTGTAAAAACGAGACTGAGCTTGAGGGTATGCGAAGGGCTCATCTGCTGGATGGCGTTGCAATGGTGAATTTTTTTGCACGTCTCGATACTGAAAACCCCCAGTATGATGAAATAGCAGTCTCTGATTTGCTTTTGCAACAAAGGCTCCGGAATAAAGGCTGTATTGGTGAATCCTTTGGCCCTATTTCCGGTTTTGGTGAACATGGGGCAATGTGTCATTACAGTGCTACCAAAGAAAGTTCAGCCAAAATTGAGAAAAACGGCCTGCTTGTTCTCGATACCGGTGGAATGTATGAATTCGGCATGACCGATATAACCAGGACCATTCTCTTTGGTGAGGCTACAGAAGAACAGAGGCACGACTATACATTGGTGCTGAAGGGAAATCTGGCATTGGCCTCCGTACGCTTTCCCCAGGGAACCTGTGGTTATCAGCTCGACATCCTTGCCAGGCAATTCCTGTGGCAGAATGGGATGACTTATTTCCATGGTACAGGCCACGGGGTAGGGTTTAGACTCAATGTGCACGAGGGACCCCAGGTAATCAATACAAAACCCATCGATATCCCCTTGAAGCCCGGCATGATACTCAGTGATGAACCCGGACTGTACAAGGAAGGCAAACATGGGATTCGCATAGAAAACCTTGTAGTTGTCCAGGAAGATGTGAAAACTGAGTTTGGCCAGTTCTATGGATTTGAGGTATTGACCCTTTGTCCGTTGGAACGCAAATTGATAGACAAGGCTATGCTCAGTAAGATGGAGATTTCCATGGTGGACCAGTACCACCAATGGGTGTTTGAAGAATTGAAGGATTTGGTAGATGCTGAGGCCCAGGCGTATTTGAGGGCTTCGACGCTTCCCCTATAG